The segment AAAGAAGCATTGCAAAAATCAACTCAAATTTTAATTGATCATTTTAATTTTATATTAGAAGAACAAAAACAAGAAAAAGTTGTTATGCTAAAAGATAAAGAAATATTGGAAGAAAAAAATATTATTAAAAAAGAAAAAACAAAGGAAGTTAAAAAAATAGTAGATAAAAAAGAAGAAAAAAATAAATCAAAAAAACAAGAAATAAAAACTACAAAAGAAAAAGAACAAAAAATTAAAAAAATAATAATTAAAAAAGAAAAATCAAAAAAAACAAAATAACAAAAGTTAAAATTTTTAACTTTTAATTTTTAACTTTTAACTTTTTATTATGCGACATAGAAAAAAAGGTAAAATTTTAAGTAGAAAAACTGGACCAAGGATTGCTTTATTTAAAAATTTAGCAGCTAGTTTGGTTATTTATGAAAAAATAAAAACAACAGAAGCTAAGGCAAAAGTATTGCGTGGCGTAGTGGAAAAAATAATTACTAAAGGGAAAATTAATAATTTAACAACATATAGAAGTCTTTTAGCTTATTTACCAGAAAGAACCACAGCAAAAAAAGTTTTAGAAGTATTAAGTCCTAAATATAAAGAAAGAAATGGAGGATATACTCAAACTATTAAATTAGGTCGACGAAGAGGTGATGGCGCTGAAATGGTTTTAATTAAGTTTGTTTAAGAAATTATAAATTATAAATTATTTTATGAAAGAACAAAATAAAAATATTAGACAAATTCACATAATAGACGCAACAGATAAGGTTTTAGGAAGATTATCTACTAAAATAGCAATTATTTTGCGTGGAAAAAATAAATTAAATTTTGTGCCCAATTTAGATCAAGGGGATTTTGTTGAAATAAAAAATATAGTGAAAATTAAAATTACAGGAAGAAAATTAGAAAATAAAGAATACCTTCATCATACAGGTTATCCTGGAGGATTAAAAAGAGTAAAAATGAAAGATGTTTTTAAAAAAGATCCTGGAGAAATTTTAAGAAAAGCAGTTTATCAAATGTTGCCTAAAAATAAATTAAGACAAGAAATGATAAAGAGACTGAAAATTAATTAAATTTTGTATTTTAAACTTTAAACTTTAAACTTTTTATGAAGCCTATTAAAACAAAAATAAAACTTCAAATCCAAGCTGCACAAGCAAATCCAGCCCCACCTATTGGTCCTGCTTTGGGTCAACATGGTTTAAATATTCAGGATTTTTGTTTAAAATTTAATGAAGCGACAAAACAAAAAATAGGCAGTATTATTCCTGTGGAAATTACTGTTTATCAAGATCGGACTTTTGATTTTATTTTAAAGGTTTCGCCTGCTTCTGAACTTTTAAAAAAAGCAGCAAAGATTCAAAAAGGATCTGATCAACCACATAAAAATAAAATTGGCAAAGTAACAAAGGAACAAATAAAACAGATTGCCGAAGAAAAAATGGTTGATCTTAATACAGATAATATTGATTCTGCGATGAAAATTATTGAAGGCACAGCAAGACAGATGGGGATTGAGATCGTTGGAAGCTAAAAGTGTAAAGTTAAAGTTAAAGAAATTTTAGTTTTAACTTTTAACTTTTAATTTTTAACTTTTGACTTTGAATTTTTAACTTTTAACTTTTAACTTTATGACAATTATTGAAGCTATTGAAACAATTAAAAAAAATGCTAAAGCTAAATTTGATGAAAGCGTGGATGTTCATTTAAAATTGGGCATTGATGTTAAAAAGGGCGATCAACAAGTTCGTGGAATTGTGATTTTACCACATGGTTTTGGAAAGGCAAAAAGAATAGCTGTTTTTACTGAAAAAGAAGATGAAATTAAAGAAATTCAAAAATTAGGAATTGATTTAGTTGGCGGAGAAGATTTAATTGAAAAAATTAAACAAACAGGAAAATGTGATTTTGAAGTTGCTATTGCTACTCCAGAAATAATGAAAAGTTTAGCTAAAATTGCTCGAATTTTAGGACCAAAAGGTTTAATGCCTAATCCGAAAACTGAAACAGTAACAACAAATTTTAAAAAAACCATAGAAGAATTACAAAAAGGCAAGGTTTCTTTTAAAAATGATGATTCGGGAAATATTCATCAAGCAATTGGCAAGGTTTCTTGGTCTTTAGAAAAATTAAAAGAAAATCTTGAAACATTTTTAGAAATAATAAAAAAAAGCAAACCTTTGAAATCAAAAGGAATTTTTATTAAAAATATTGCCTTGTGTTCTACAATGGGAAAAAGTATAAAAGTGGCGATAAATTAAGAAATTTTAAATTTTTGTATTGGAATTTCAATATTATTTTCTTTTTGTTTGCTCGATGACTCGCTCACTTCGGTCAAAATAATAATGTTTAGAATGTAAAATTTTTAGCCAAATGTAAGTTATCTCATTTTATTGACAAAACCGCCATTTTTGTTTATCATATAAATATGAAAACAATAAATCTAAACAATAAAAATCGGAAAAAATATTTTAGGCAAATCTTTGTTAACCTTGTTTATGACAACATGGCCATGGAAGACGAAGCTATCTTTTCTAAAAAGATTATTGCTGAGCGTTACAAGCTACAAATCGACAATCTAATCAAAGAAGGCGCTCACAAAAAAA is part of the Candidatus Kuenenbacteria bacterium HGW-Kuenenbacteria-1 genome and harbors:
- a CDS encoding 50S ribosomal protein L17; translation: MRHRKKGKILSRKTGPRIALFKNLAASLVIYEKIKTTEAKAKVLRGVVEKIITKGKINNLTTYRSLLAYLPERTTAKKVLEVLSPKYKERNGGYTQTIKLGRRRGDGAEMVLIKFV
- the rplM gene encoding 50S ribosomal protein L13; amino-acid sequence: MKEQNKNIRQIHIIDATDKVLGRLSTKIAIILRGKNKLNFVPNLDQGDFVEIKNIVKIKITGRKLENKEYLHHTGYPGGLKRVKMKDVFKKDPGEILRKAVYQMLPKNKLRQEMIKRLKIN
- the rplK gene encoding 50S ribosomal protein L11, which produces MKPIKTKIKLQIQAAQANPAPPIGPALGQHGLNIQDFCLKFNEATKQKIGSIIPVEITVYQDRTFDFILKVSPASELLKKAAKIQKGSDQPHKNKIGKVTKEQIKQIAEEKMVDLNTDNIDSAMKIIEGTARQMGIEIVGS
- a CDS encoding 50S ribosomal protein L1 codes for the protein MTIIEAIETIKKNAKAKFDESVDVHLKLGIDVKKGDQQVRGIVILPHGFGKAKRIAVFTEKEDEIKEIQKLGIDLVGGEDLIEKIKQTGKCDFEVAIATPEIMKSLAKIARILGPKGLMPNPKTETVTTNFKKTIEELQKGKVSFKNDDSGNIHQAIGKVSWSLEKLKENLETFLEIIKKSKPLKSKGIFIKNIALCSTMGKSIKVAIN